The following proteins come from a genomic window of Actinomarinicola tropica:
- a CDS encoding polyprenol monophosphomannose synthase — MRTLVVLPTYQEAENIEEVLGRVRRAVPDADVLVVDDGSPDGTADLAEAVGARLGGVSVLRRPGKAGLGSAYRAGFAVGLREGYEALVEMDSDLSHDPDALPQLLAALDGGADLVIGSRYVPGGAIPNWATHRLLLSRWGNRYAATVLGLPVRDATAGFRAYRATMLARIPLRGVRADGYAFQIEMAYAVARRGGTIVEVPIAFTDRVRGTSKMSGRIVVEAMLLVTWWGVRDRILRRAPDVA; from the coding sequence GTGCGCACGCTGGTCGTCCTCCCGACCTACCAGGAGGCGGAGAACATCGAGGAGGTGCTCGGACGGGTCCGCCGCGCCGTGCCCGACGCCGACGTCCTCGTGGTCGACGACGGCAGCCCCGACGGCACCGCCGACCTGGCCGAGGCCGTCGGCGCCCGGCTCGGCGGCGTCAGCGTCCTGCGTCGACCCGGGAAGGCGGGACTGGGGTCGGCGTACCGAGCGGGCTTCGCGGTCGGTCTCCGCGAGGGCTACGAGGCGCTCGTCGAGATGGACTCCGACCTGTCCCACGACCCCGACGCCCTGCCCCAGCTGCTCGCCGCCCTGGACGGCGGTGCCGACCTCGTCATCGGATCCCGCTACGTCCCCGGCGGGGCGATCCCCAACTGGGCGACGCACCGGCTGCTGCTGTCGCGCTGGGGCAACCGGTACGCGGCGACGGTGCTCGGCCTCCCGGTGCGGGACGCCACCGCCGGCTTCCGGGCCTACCGGGCCACGATGCTGGCCCGGATCCCCCTGCGCGGCGTCCGAGCCGACGGCTACGCCTTCCAGATCGAGATGGCCTACGCCGTCGCCCGGCGGGGCGGCACCATCGTCGAGGTGCCGATCGCGTTCACCGACCGCGTCCGCGGCACGTCCAAGATGTCCGGGCGGATCGTCGTCGAGGCGATGCTCCTCGTCACCTGGTGGGGCGTGCGGGACCGGATCCTCCGCCGGGCGCCGGACGTCGCCTGA